Part of the Bifidobacterium sp. ESL0775 genome is shown below.
ACGCGGCGCAATGGGGCATCGCCGGGTTCACCGGTCGTGGGCCGCGCATGCGCGACCTGCTCAACGGGCAGGACGACGTCTATACCTTAATCACTTCCGGCGCGACAGGCGACCAATTCGAGGTCATCTCCTCGATCTCTTCGATGCATAGCGGCTCCGACACCACCGCCTTGCGTGCCAGGTTCGCCGATTCCGGCATTTCCATCGTCACGTCGACGGTTACCGAGGCCGGTTACATGCGCACCCACAACGGCGACCTTGATATTGACAATGCCGATGTCGCCGCCGATCTGCAGGCGCTCAAGTCGGACCCGCAGGCCGATGGGCTCAAAACCGTTCCCGTGCGCATGGTCGCCGGATTCCTCGCCCGCAGAAGCGCAGGCGCAGGCCCGATCACGGTGCTGCCTTGCGACAATCTGGCAGGCAACGGGGCCGCGTTCCGCAAGGTCGTCGAGCAGGCCATCGCCGAGGTCGACCCTTCGTTGCTTGACTGGACGCGGGTGAACGTCGCATGGGCCACGTCCATGGTCGACCGCATCACCCCTGCCACCACATCGGCCGACATCGAGCTTGTCGCACATGCCAAAGGCTGGCGTGACGCGGCGCCGGTGCGTACGGAGCCGTTCCGCGAATGGGTGATCGCAGGGGACTTCCCGGCAGGGCGGCCGGCTTGGGATGAGGCTGGTGCCATCGCCACCGACGACGTCATGCCTTACGAGCAACGCAAACTGTGGATGCTCAACGGCTCTCACTCTACCTTGGCCTATTGCGGCCCGCTGTTCGGCTATGAGACCGTGGCGGACGCCGTGTCCGACCCGACACTGCGTTCATGGATCAACGAATGGTGGGATTTGGCCGGGCGCTATGTCAGCGTGCCCACCGACGAATACCGCAAGCAGCTGCTTCAACGTTTCGAGAATCCGAACATCCGCCACTTGCTGATGCAGATCGCCACGGACGGCAGCGAGAAGCTGCCGGTTCGCATCGTTCCCGCCGCGCGGAAAGCCTTGAAAGATGGGGCTTCCGCAGTTCCAGCCGCACGTGCCATCGCGGCTTGGATTCTCTTCCTCCGGCGGTTTAGCGACAAACTCGCCGATGTCAACAAAGGCAAGGTCGTCCCGCTCGCCGCGGCTTGCGCGGACGCTGACGGGAACGTTGACGAAAACGCGGTCAGGCAGGTCGTCACCTACCTCGATCGCGGACTCGCCGGCTCATCGTCCTTCGTCGACCAGGTCGTGCGCCAGATTGGTGAGGTGGGCAAGGCCGCCGAGACGCATCGTGCATCGTGATCGGCTGGTATTCGGCTTCGCAGGGCGCTTATGGAGGTCTACGAAATCAATGCCGGAGCTTGGAATCCAATAATCTATATGTAATACAACTAAACAACAGCGGCTCAGCCGCAATGATTTGTGCAGTAGAAAGGAATCGATATGGCTATTGAAAAGGCCGAGGTTTTCGTTACGAGCCCGGGACGTAATTTCGTCGTCCTCAAGCTCACGACAACGGATGGAATTGTGGGACTTGGCGATGCCACACTCAACGGGCGCGAACTGGTCGCCGCCGAATATCTCAAAACCATCGCTCCCGCCCTGATCGGCAAGGACGAGGACAACATCGAGGATATGTGGCAGTACCTCTACAAGGGCGCCTATTGGAAGCGCGGGCCGGTGACGATGGCCGCCATTTCCGCGGTCGACGTGGCGCTTTGGGACATCAAGGGCAAGAAGCTCGGCGTTCCGGTCTACGACCTGCTCGGCGGCGCGTCCCGCAAGGGCATCCTGACCTACGCGCACGCTTCCGGCACCGATCTGCCGAGCCTGTTCGACTCGATTGACATGTACCGTGACATGGGCTTCAAGGCCACGCGCATCCAGTACGCGTTGCCCGGCATCCCCTCGACCTACGGCGTCGCGGCTTCGGCCAACGCGCAGGCCGGCGAAGGCGAGAAGGGCGTTCGTTACGACTACGAGCCTGCCCGCCGCACCAGCGTTCCGGTCGAGGAGGTCTGGGATGCGCGCACGTATCTCAACACCCTTCCTGGCGTCTTCGAGGAAGTGCGCAACAAGTACGGCAAGGACCTGATTCTGCTGCAC
Proteins encoded:
- a CDS encoding mannitol dehydrogenase family protein, whose translation is MSTVNASIPAISRQRDGRPAAPERIVHLGIGNFTRAHQAWYTEHAPDAAQWGIAGFTGRGPRMRDLLNGQDDVYTLITSGATGDQFEVISSISSMHSGSDTTALRARFADSGISIVTSTVTEAGYMRTHNGDLDIDNADVAADLQALKSDPQADGLKTVPVRMVAGFLARRSAGAGPITVLPCDNLAGNGAAFRKVVEQAIAEVDPSLLDWTRVNVAWATSMVDRITPATTSADIELVAHAKGWRDAAPVRTEPFREWVIAGDFPAGRPAWDEAGAIATDDVMPYEQRKLWMLNGSHSTLAYCGPLFGYETVADAVSDPTLRSWINEWWDLAGRYVSVPTDEYRKQLLQRFENPNIRHLLMQIATDGSEKLPVRIVPAARKALKDGASAVPAARAIAAWILFLRRFSDKLADVNKGKVVPLAAACADADGNVDENAVRQVVTYLDRGLAGSSSFVDQVVRQIGEVGKAAETHRAS
- the manD gene encoding D-mannonate dehydratase ManD; this encodes MAIEKAEVFVTSPGRNFVVLKLTTTDGIVGLGDATLNGRELVAAEYLKTIAPALIGKDEDNIEDMWQYLYKGAYWKRGPVTMAAISAVDVALWDIKGKKLGVPVYDLLGGASRKGILTYAHASGTDLPSLFDSIDMYRDMGFKATRIQYALPGIPSTYGVAASANAQAGEGEKGVRYDYEPARRTSVPVEEVWDARTYLNTLPGVFEEVRNKYGKDLILLHDSHHRLRPIEAARFGKALEPYDLFWMEDTTPAEDNQQFLRLVREHTTTPIAIGEIINSWTDYITLIEEQLIDYVRSAVTHTGGLTHMKKLMAFAELFGVKSGFHGPTDVSPVGMAANLHLDLAIPNFGIQEYMKHSDETLEVFHTSYTFKDGYLHPGNKPGLGVDFDEKLAAKYPYQPAPLPVDRLLDGTMHEW